One stretch of Strigops habroptila isolate Jane unplaced genomic scaffold, bStrHab1.2.pri NW_022045634.1_ctg1, whole genome shotgun sequence DNA includes these proteins:
- the EPOR gene encoding erythropoietin receptor: MDPVTLGLSCLLAILVLALVLLGLLGHRRLLQEKLWPPVPGPEREFEGLFSAYGGNFQLWLCHGVGAPWTPPAGAPEAEELPSTVEEVGPPPGKGPPPSEGDPPCTPPCASPSPASSFEYTLFDPGSALLTPRGAPPGPGDPPGTPSAPPHGSYANLAPLKGAPFKWVDGDAPADGDPPTYVICS; encoded by the exons aTGGACCCGGTGACGCTGGGGCTCTCCTGTCTATTGGCCATCCTGGTGCTGgcgctggtgctgctggggctgctggggcacCGCAG gctgctgcaggagaagcttTGGCCGCCGGTGCCGGGCCCCGAGCGGGAGTTCGAGGGGCTCTTCAGTGCCTATGGGGGCAACTTCCAG CTCTGGCTCTGCCACGGGGTTGGGGCTCCCTGGACCCCCCCTGCGGGGGCCCCCGAAGCCGAGGAGCTGCCGAGCACCGTGGAGGAGGTGGGACCCCCCCCGGGCAAGGGGCCGCCCCCCTCCGAGGGGgaccccccctgcacccccccatGCGCCAGCCCCTCGCCCGCCTCCAGCTTCGAGTACACGCTCTTCGACCCGGGCTCAGCCCTTCTGACCCCACGAGGGGCGCCCCCCGGTCCCGGGgacccccccgggaccccctCGGCCCCCCCCCACGGGTCTTATGCCAACCTGGCCCCTCTGAAAGGGGCCCCCTTCAAATGGGTTGATGGGGACGCCCCTGCTgatggggacccccccacctATGTGATCTGCTCCTaa